Proteins from a genomic interval of Sulfurimonas sp. HSL3-2:
- a CDS encoding EAL domain-containing protein, producing MNTKICESGHKLGLFIEFAPFSMAMLDKDMNYLAVSKNWIKEYHLEGKELIGKSHYDLFSDMPESWKEAHSLSLQGEYIQEENGFFQNISDESKWIVWKIRPWYTKDDVIGGIIILSEDMTEQKKIEDRYHTLFNKTGTCAAIIEPDGTFSLVNQTFADLAESTVEDFTGSSFIDLVDDVDKERVVGYHKKRLNSQVVPEHYELNFVTTKGKKGVALVNAVFLPETMQTLVSIIDITDRKHIESELIAREKELTAVIDNIPMMIFLKDAKDLRYIRFNNAGEKLTGISKDALFGKSDYDFFPKEEADFFTSRDREVLDEKTVLDIPEEPIHTHEGERILHTKKVAILDENGEAKYLLGISEDITERKQKENQLLQSYKVIENLAEGIIITDAKANILSVNPAFSEITGYSKEEAIGQNTRLLKSGRHEYEFYTNMWKTLLQGDKWQGEIWNKRKNGQLFPEWLSISSIKNERNKIVNYICVFADISNIKKTEDELRFLAHYDTLTELPNRLLLTERLEHSLERAHRKRENVAVLYLDIDRFKEINDSLGHPYGDLLLQKVAKKIEDLLREEDTIARVSGDEFVMIIEDVKSPNDAAIVAQKILVELNDPMTLNEHEVTITVSMGVAVSPMDGTDAVTLLKNADTALYRAKDLGRNSFEFFSADMATSSFELLYLHSALHNALKNDEFVVYYQPQFEMQTGELLGAEALVRWNSHEMGLVPPGRFIPLAEDTGLIVALGEWILRQACFQMKKWLDAGMPLKYIAVNVSGRQLSRDNIVETLRKALSDAQLDAKYIEIEITESVIMKDELYIDLLNSLKELGVRLSIDDFGTGYSSLSRLKHMPIDKLKIDQSFVSGIPFDKDDMNITQAIIGLADSLELDVIAEGVETKEQAEFLIKEGCAKVQGYLYSLPLTVVDLEEWMSKNTHKKIF from the coding sequence CGGTAAGTAAAAACTGGATCAAAGAGTACCATCTTGAAGGAAAAGAACTTATAGGAAAGTCTCATTACGATCTTTTTTCAGATATGCCCGAAAGTTGGAAAGAAGCACACAGTCTTAGTCTGCAAGGGGAATATATACAAGAAGAGAACGGTTTCTTCCAAAATATCAGTGACGAGAGCAAATGGATAGTCTGGAAGATCCGTCCATGGTATACTAAAGATGACGTCATCGGTGGGATCATCATCCTTTCAGAGGATATGACAGAGCAAAAAAAGATAGAAGATAGATATCATACTTTATTCAATAAAACGGGAACATGTGCGGCAATAATAGAACCTGACGGTACTTTTTCCCTCGTTAATCAGACATTCGCAGACCTTGCAGAGAGTACTGTCGAAGATTTTACCGGAAGTTCATTTATTGACCTGGTTGATGATGTCGATAAAGAGAGGGTAGTCGGATATCACAAGAAAAGATTGAACTCCCAAGTAGTCCCCGAACATTATGAACTGAATTTTGTCACGACAAAGGGTAAGAAGGGGGTAGCTCTTGTTAATGCGGTTTTTTTACCGGAAACTATGCAGACACTGGTGTCGATCATCGATATCACGGACCGTAAACATATCGAGTCTGAGTTGATAGCGCGTGAAAAAGAGTTGACGGCTGTCATAGACAATATCCCGATGATGATCTTTCTTAAAGATGCAAAGGATCTGCGATATATTCGCTTTAACAATGCCGGTGAAAAGCTTACCGGGATAAGTAAAGATGCACTGTTTGGAAAAAGCGATTATGACTTTTTTCCAAAAGAGGAAGCTGATTTTTTTACTTCTCGCGACAGAGAGGTCTTGGATGAAAAGACAGTTTTGGATATTCCTGAAGAACCTATACATACACACGAGGGCGAACGTATACTGCATACTAAAAAAGTAGCTATTTTAGATGAGAACGGAGAGGCAAAATACCTTTTAGGTATCTCTGAAGATATCACCGAGCGAAAACAAAAAGAGAACCAGCTTCTTCAGTCGTACAAAGTCATTGAAAATTTGGCCGAAGGTATCATCATTACGGATGCAAAAGCCAACATCTTGTCCGTAAACCCTGCATTTAGCGAGATAACAGGTTACAGTAAAGAAGAAGCCATCGGTCAAAATACAAGGCTTCTAAAATCAGGCAGACATGAGTATGAGTTTTATACAAACATGTGGAAGACATTACTGCAAGGCGATAAATGGCAGGGTGAGATCTGGAACAAACGAAAAAACGGTCAACTGTTCCCTGAGTGGCTTTCGATAAGCAGCATTAAAAATGAGCGTAACAAGATAGTAAATTATATCTGTGTCTTCGCAGATATATCAAATATCAAAAAGACGGAGGATGAGCTTCGTTTCTTGGCACATTACGATACATTGACAGAACTGCCTAACCGTCTGCTCTTGACCGAACGTTTGGAACATTCACTCGAACGCGCTCATAGAAAGCGCGAAAATGTTGCAGTCTTATATCTGGATATCGACAGGTTTAAAGAGATAAACGACAGTCTTGGACATCCATACGGTGATCTGCTCCTGCAAAAAGTCGCTAAAAAGATAGAAGACCTGCTAAGAGAAGAAGATACCATCGCACGTGTGAGCGGTGATGAGTTCGTTATGATCATAGAAGATGTAAAATCACCAAATGACGCCGCAATAGTCGCGCAAAAGATCTTGGTCGAACTCAATGATCCTATGACGTTAAATGAGCATGAAGTGACCATAACGGTGAGTATGGGTGTGGCCGTCAGTCCGATGGATGGTACTGATGCTGTCACTCTGCTAAAAAATGCAGATACGGCACTCTACCGTGCAAAAGATCTCGGGAGAAACAGTTTTGAGTTCTTTTCTGCTGATATGGCGACTTCCAGTTTTGAACTTCTTTATCTGCACAGCGCTTTGCATAACGCTTTGAAAAACGATGAGTTTGTAGTCTATTATCAGCCTCAGTTTGAGATGCAAACGGGTGAGCTTCTAGGAGCAGAAGCACTTGTGAGATGGAACAGTCATGAGATGGGTTTAGTCCCGCCGGGCAGATTTATTCCTTTAGCTGAAGACACTGGGCTTATCGTTGCTTTAGGTGAGTGGATATTGCGACAGGCGTGTTTTCAGATGAAAAAATGGCTGGATGCGGGAATGCCGTTAAAATATATAGCAGTAAATGTTTCAGGACGTCAGCTATCCCGTGATAATATAGTTGAAACTCTTAGAAAAGCGCTAAGTGACGCCCAGCTTGATGCAAAATATATTGAGATAGAGATCACCGAGAGCGTCATCATGAAAGATGAACTTTATATCGATCTCTTGAACAGTCTTAAAGAGTTAGGCGTACGTCTTTCTATTGACGATTTTGGAACAGGATACTCCTCTTTGTCACGTCTAAAGCATATGCCGATAGATAAACTGAAGATCGACCAGTCTTTTGTCAGCGGAATACCGTTTGACAAAGATGATATGAATATAACACAAGCGATCATAGGTCTGGCGGACAGCTTGGAACTGGATGTTATTGCCGAGGGTGTCGAGACAAAAGAACAGGCAGAGTTCCTTATAAAAGAGGGTTGTGCAAAAGTTCAGGGATATCTTTACAGCTTACCGTTAACGGTAGTTGATTTAGAGGAGTGGATGAGTAAAAACACTCATAAAAAGATATTTTAG
- the nifJ gene encoding pyruvate:ferredoxin (flavodoxin) oxidoreductase, whose protein sequence is MKHQTDTIDANEAVARVAYKINEIIAIYPITPASVMGELCDIYATHQERNVFGTIPDVTEMQSEGGASGAIHGALQSGALTTTFTASQGLLLMLPNMYKIAGELTPTVFHIAARSIAAQALSIFGDHSDVMSVRQSGFAMLCSNSVQEAHDMTLISQAATLESRIPFLHFFDGFRTSHEVDKIDLLDETTMRTMIDDELVSAHRRRALTPDNPFIRGTSQNPDVYFQGRESVNSYYLNTPDIVQECMNKFASLTGRSYHLFDYVGASDAQRIIIIMGSGAEAVHETVEYLNTQGEKVGVLKVRLYRPFSIKYFISSLPKTVKSIAVLDRTKEAGSVGEPLYLDVVSAFSEAKEDGSLEFDTPFIIGGRYGLSSKEFTPAMIKAIYDELKKESPKIHFTIGINDDITHTSLSYDHDFALPKKDTFEAIFFGLGSDGTVGANKNSIKIIGTQTPNYAQGYFVYDSKKSGSMTTSHLRFGPSPIHSTYLIDKADFVACHQSVFMEKFDILQHAKHKAIFLLNSPFDEKDVWKHLPKSIQEEMIEKEIEFYVVDAYRVAKESGMGRRINTVMQTCFFAISGILEREEAIKQIKKYIQKSYGKKSDEIVKLNFDAVDSALAHLHKVELPKEPTSTRSLQPPIKGKFSKFIADVTANIIEGKGDEIPVSMMPADGTWPSATTQYEKRNIALDVPLWDPSTCVQCNECVLVCPHAVIRSKIVDESFLKDAPESFKSIEAKGRNFGENERFTIQVAVEDCTGCALCTEVCIGINKQEPELKAINMTPIEELLEEGIKNWDYFLTIPEYDRAKLDHSKVKDSQFLQPLFEFSGACPGCGETPYIKLATQLFGDRMIVANATGCSSIYGGNLPTTPWAKNENGLGPAWSNSLFEDNAEFGVGFRLTIDKHAVQAKELVEKLSDKLGQEFSDAILNAPQEEEEEIFAQRERVKELKEKLHKLENEDAKSLLSLADYLVKKSVWIIGGDGWAYDIGYGGLDHVLASGKNVNILVLDTQVYSNTGGQQSKATPTGAVAKFAAGGKPALAKDLALMAMSYENVYVARVAMGASYSQTVKAFAEAEKYDGPSIIIAYSHCIAHGYDLKDGMKQQKLAVDCGLWPTFRYNPTLKDEGKNPMRLDYKGPRIPVKNYMYNETRFSMVEKANSIDAEAFLEVATAHAHEIFRRYSDLESSGEKKE, encoded by the coding sequence ATGAAACATCAAACAGATACGATAGATGCGAATGAAGCGGTGGCACGTGTTGCCTATAAGATAAATGAGATCATAGCCATATACCCTATCACGCCTGCTTCTGTGATGGGTGAACTGTGTGATATCTATGCAACACACCAGGAGAGAAATGTCTTTGGTACCATACCCGATGTCACGGAGATGCAAAGCGAAGGAGGAGCCAGCGGTGCCATCCACGGCGCACTTCAAAGCGGAGCGCTGACCACGACATTTACTGCCTCACAGGGCTTACTGCTGATGCTTCCTAACATGTATAAGATCGCTGGCGAGCTCACGCCTACCGTATTTCATATAGCGGCACGTTCTATCGCCGCTCAGGCACTTTCTATCTTTGGTGACCATAGCGACGTAATGAGTGTCCGTCAATCAGGATTTGCGATGCTCTGTTCAAACTCGGTGCAGGAAGCGCATGACATGACACTTATCTCCCAAGCTGCTACATTGGAGTCACGCATCCCCTTTTTACACTTCTTTGACGGTTTCAGGACTTCACATGAGGTAGACAAGATCGATCTGCTTGATGAAACGACGATGAGGACAATGATAGACGACGAACTTGTCAGTGCACACAGAAGACGGGCACTTACTCCGGACAACCCTTTCATAAGAGGAACATCACAAAACCCGGATGTCTACTTTCAAGGTAGAGAAAGCGTCAACAGCTACTATCTAAACACTCCCGATATAGTACAGGAGTGTATGAATAAGTTTGCCTCGCTGACCGGGAGAAGTTACCATCTTTTTGACTATGTGGGTGCGAGTGATGCCCAGCGTATCATCATTATCATGGGTTCTGGTGCCGAAGCTGTTCATGAGACGGTAGAGTACCTAAACACTCAGGGTGAAAAAGTGGGTGTGCTCAAAGTAAGACTGTACCGCCCGTTTTCCATCAAGTATTTTATCTCTTCACTGCCAAAAACCGTCAAATCTATCGCAGTTTTAGACAGAACGAAAGAAGCAGGCTCAGTCGGAGAACCGCTTTATCTTGATGTCGTAAGCGCTTTTAGCGAAGCGAAAGAGGATGGCTCTCTTGAGTTTGATACTCCGTTTATCATAGGCGGCAGATATGGACTCTCATCCAAAGAGTTTACTCCTGCCATGATAAAAGCGATCTATGACGAACTCAAAAAAGAGTCTCCAAAGATTCATTTCACCATCGGTATAAACGATGACATCACACATACATCCCTTTCATACGACCATGACTTCGCACTGCCGAAAAAAGACACCTTTGAAGCGATCTTTTTCGGTCTGGGCTCAGACGGTACGGTCGGAGCAAATAAAAACTCGATCAAGATCATAGGAACGCAGACTCCAAACTATGCTCAAGGCTATTTTGTCTATGACTCTAAAAAATCGGGTTCTATGACGACGTCACACCTGCGTTTTGGTCCCTCACCTATACACTCGACCTATCTTATAGACAAAGCCGACTTTGTAGCGTGTCACCAAAGCGTCTTTATGGAGAAGTTCGACATCCTGCAGCATGCAAAGCACAAAGCCATCTTTTTACTGAACTCTCCGTTTGATGAAAAAGATGTATGGAAGCATCTTCCAAAGTCGATCCAAGAGGAGATGATAGAAAAAGAGATAGAGTTTTATGTAGTCGATGCTTATAGAGTCGCTAAAGAGAGCGGTATGGGCAGACGCATCAACACCGTTATGCAGACATGTTTTTTTGCTATATCTGGCATCTTGGAGCGTGAAGAAGCGATAAAACAGATAAAAAAATATATACAGAAGAGCTACGGCAAGAAAAGTGACGAGATAGTCAAACTCAACTTTGATGCCGTCGATAGTGCTCTTGCGCATCTTCATAAAGTAGAACTTCCAAAAGAACCGACCAGTACACGCTCGCTGCAGCCTCCTATAAAAGGAAAGTTCAGCAAATTTATAGCTGACGTTACGGCAAATATCATAGAGGGTAAAGGTGATGAGATACCTGTGAGTATGATGCCGGCAGACGGTACCTGGCCGAGTGCGACTACCCAGTATGAGAAAAGAAACATCGCTCTTGATGTCCCCCTATGGGACCCTAGCACCTGTGTTCAGTGTAACGAATGTGTCCTGGTCTGTCCTCACGCTGTCATACGCTCAAAAATAGTCGATGAAAGCTTTTTAAAAGACGCACCCGAATCTTTTAAAAGCATAGAGGCAAAAGGAAGGAACTTCGGTGAGAACGAGAGGTTTACCATCCAAGTAGCCGTGGAAGACTGTACTGGGTGTGCTTTGTGTACTGAAGTGTGCATAGGTATAAACAAGCAGGAGCCTGAACTCAAAGCTATCAACATGACTCCGATAGAAGAACTGCTCGAAGAGGGCATAAAAAACTGGGATTATTTTTTGACTATTCCTGAGTATGACAGAGCGAAACTCGACCACTCTAAAGTAAAAGACAGCCAGTTTCTACAGCCTCTTTTTGAGTTCTCCGGTGCATGTCCGGGATGTGGGGAGACTCCATACATCAAGTTAGCGACTCAGCTGTTTGGCGATAGGATGATAGTCGCCAATGCGACGGGATGTTCATCCATTTACGGCGGAAACCTTCCGACCACTCCTTGGGCAAAGAACGAAAACGGGCTTGGACCGGCATGGTCTAACTCACTTTTTGAGGACAATGCAGAGTTTGGGGTCGGATTTAGACTGACCATAGACAAACATGCGGTACAGGCAAAAGAGCTGGTCGAAAAACTTTCAGACAAACTCGGACAAGAGTTTAGCGATGCTATCCTTAACGCGCCTCAAGAAGAGGAAGAGGAGATCTTCGCACAAAGAGAACGTGTAAAAGAGCTAAAAGAGAAACTCCATAAACTAGAGAATGAAGATGCTAAAAGCCTCTTGTCTCTGGCAGATTATCTCGTGAAAAAATCCGTATGGATCATAGGCGGTGACGGCTGGGCTTATGATATAGGTTACGGCGGACTTGACCATGTACTGGCAAGCGGAAAGAACGTAAATATCCTTGTACTTGATACGCAAGTGTATTCAAACACGGGCGGACAGCAGTCAAAAGCGACTCCTACTGGTGCAGTCGCCAAGTTTGCAGCAGGCGGTAAACCCGCTCTGGCAAAAGATCTGGCTTTGATGGCTATGAGTTATGAGAATGTCTATGTCGCACGTGTGGCTATGGGAGCAAGTTATTCTCAGACAGTAAAAGCCTTTGCAGAAGCTGAGAAATATGACGGACCGTCGATCATCATTGCGTACTCTCACTGCATCGCTCACGGATATGATCTCAAAGATGGGATGAAACAGCAAAAACTGGCAGTAGACTGCGGACTCTGGCCTACTTTTAGATATAACCCTACTCTTAAAGACGAGGGTAAAAACCCTATGAGACTTGACTATAAAGGTCCAAGGATACCAGTCAAAAACTATATGTATAATGAGACCAGGTTCAGCATGGTCGAAAAAGCAAACAGCATAGATGCAGAAGCATTCCTAGAAGTAGCTACTGCTCACGCACATGAGATATTTAGACGTTACAGTGATCTTGAAAGCTCAGGCGAAAAAAAGGAATAA
- a CDS encoding transglutaminase family protein, translating to MQQFLKESALVDFSHPDIQALAHTLAEGLTSDEEIAKRCFLHVRDKIRHSGDAKDDITTYKASDVLKYKTGWCYAKSILLAALLRANGIPAGFCYQRLSCSEYEQDVYCLHGLNAVYLKEYGWYRIDARGNKEGVDAQFMPPYEKLAFELQEGETDLPDIYDEPLNVVVEALKKNKTYDEMIHHFPDIK from the coding sequence ATGCAACAGTTTTTAAAAGAGAGCGCATTAGTGGATTTTTCTCATCCTGATATCCAAGCTTTGGCACATACTTTGGCAGAGGGTCTGACTTCGGATGAAGAGATCGCTAAACGATGCTTCTTACATGTAAGAGATAAGATACGCCACAGCGGGGATGCTAAGGATGATATCACTACATATAAAGCAAGCGATGTCTTAAAGTACAAGACGGGATGGTGCTATGCAAAGAGCATCCTGCTTGCTGCACTTTTACGTGCGAACGGTATCCCTGCGGGATTTTGCTATCAAAGACTTTCATGTTCTGAGTACGAGCAAGATGTGTACTGCCTGCATGGACTGAATGCCGTGTATCTAAAAGAATACGGTTGGTACCGCATAGATGCCAGAGGCAATAAAGAAGGTGTGGACGCTCAGTTTATGCCTCCTTATGAAAAGCTGGCTTTTGAGCTGCAAGAGGGTGAGACAGATCTGCCAGATATCTACGACGAACCTTTGAATGTAGTCGTAGAGGCTCTTAAAAAGAACAAGACCTATGATGAGATGATCCACCACTTCCCTGATATTAAATGA
- a CDS encoding Sel1-like repeat-containing protein kinase family protein, producing the protein MADKSDTLGLRTQVEQYSIHDVEYVGDNTIIYRAEDMRVGREVWLREYFPSTIAKRHHKEGGQSTVYVHPTQSEVFAAGKTELQTLYNTLKGVNNPAIPAFYQTFEAGGTLYATTQYSGGMKTLRQLYDAKKIFSEQQISTFALSLVRALVILQRTGLQVRSLNPDTLLLNTATNECSTAYAEFVSFNEQRVQQLMHELAIVLYGMIDSENIEDDKPLKPLEPNSVYSGALCGLINRMVFEESSQRPKIFEELQTLLQSYQPSEAECEPIVCKKTDNPFSSLASMASIVLILVFAYYIFTQPKTLDIKKVTWFDAARYHLVAYFGNAQAESGLGQMYEKGYGVDRNIKEALFWYKKAAEQGNLYAQLSLAQIYHKGMGVNKNITEAIHWYEKAASNGDKQVKWQLAKIYMDQKAYDKAQRYYEELARDGDVQAQKNLAYMKVSGKRKKDPEGAFNIFLKLAKTGDLYAQQSLGYMFISGKGTSKDYAQALYWFKQAEKQGDGYSCGAIGEMYLYGLGVSKNKEEARYWFEKGLSRNDKYSKRALMKMGQDDTVIQKVRIKNNT; encoded by the coding sequence ATGGCAGATAAATCTGATACATTGGGACTGCGTACGCAGGTTGAGCAGTACTCGATTCATGATGTCGAATATGTCGGTGACAACACGATCATCTACCGTGCCGAGGATATGCGAGTCGGTAGAGAAGTATGGCTACGTGAATATTTCCCAAGTACAATAGCCAAACGTCATCACAAAGAGGGCGGGCAAAGTACAGTTTATGTCCATCCGACACAGAGTGAAGTATTCGCCGCAGGAAAGACAGAGCTGCAAACCCTCTACAACACTCTCAAGGGAGTAAATAATCCTGCCATTCCTGCCTTCTACCAGACTTTTGAGGCCGGTGGGACGCTTTATGCTACAACACAATACTCCGGCGGAATGAAAACACTTCGTCAGTTATACGATGCTAAGAAAATATTTTCAGAACAGCAGATCAGTACATTTGCTCTCTCCCTTGTTCGGGCATTAGTCATTTTACAGCGTACCGGATTACAGGTACGGTCATTGAATCCGGACACACTGTTGCTAAATACCGCTACAAACGAATGCAGCACTGCTTATGCAGAGTTTGTTTCTTTTAATGAGCAAAGAGTACAACAATTGATGCATGAGTTAGCAATAGTGTTGTACGGTATGATAGACAGTGAAAATATCGAAGATGACAAACCTCTTAAACCCTTAGAGCCTAATAGTGTTTATTCTGGAGCATTGTGCGGGCTGATAAATCGTATGGTATTTGAGGAGTCATCACAACGTCCGAAAATCTTTGAAGAGTTACAAACCCTGCTGCAAAGTTACCAGCCAAGTGAAGCAGAATGTGAGCCGATTGTATGTAAAAAAACGGACAACCCGTTTTCATCGCTTGCCAGTATGGCAAGTATCGTGCTTATCCTTGTTTTCGCTTATTATATTTTCACTCAGCCTAAAACTTTAGATATCAAGAAAGTAACATGGTTCGATGCAGCGCGCTATCATCTGGTCGCTTATTTTGGTAATGCACAAGCGGAGTCCGGACTCGGGCAGATGTATGAAAAGGGATATGGTGTAGACCGAAATATTAAAGAAGCGCTGTTTTGGTATAAGAAAGCGGCAGAGCAGGGGAACCTTTATGCACAACTGAGTTTGGCGCAAATTTATCATAAGGGCATGGGTGTCAATAAAAATATTACAGAAGCAATACATTGGTATGAAAAAGCGGCTTCAAACGGAGATAAACAGGTAAAGTGGCAACTAGCAAAGATATATATGGATCAAAAGGCATATGATAAGGCACAAAGATACTATGAGGAACTGGCAAGAGACGGTGATGTACAGGCTCAGAAAAATCTGGCATATATGAAAGTAAGCGGTAAGAGGAAGAAAGACCCTGAAGGAGCATTTAACATCTTCTTGAAGCTGGCAAAAACAGGAGATCTCTACGCCCAGCAAAGCCTTGGTTATATGTTTATATCGGGTAAAGGGACATCAAAAGACTATGCACAGGCATTGTACTGGTTTAAACAAGCGGAAAAACAGGGTGATGGATATTCTTGCGGAGCTATTGGAGAGATGTATCTTTATGGTCTAGGTGTTTCTAAAAACAAGGAAGAAGCCCGTTATTGGTTTGAAAAAGGGCTTTCAAGAAACGATAAATACTCAAAACGGGCATTGATGAAAATGGGACAGGACGATACAGTTATTCAAAAAGTCCGTATAAAGAACAACACATAA
- a CDS encoding GGDEF domain-containing protein — protein sequence MKLETLKMIAAVAFTLSVLAIYSIWNYFYEKDRLISQIDKQLFAAAVAVPFVLADDFHDRALSTSDINKTEDNQNIKNLSNLNNRLGTKFLYTVIQDNKGTYRLTSSSALPEEIKEGTEVHYFTAYPDASDALKQSFQLKTNHFNKRNEVYEPIYVPVYSDRWGTYRSVFLPMSTVKGDLYVVGADIDISYVDALLNQNILKTLLEFLLFAFGILSIVLTYISILKHKQKEYQRVHQLYIDYSKRSITDPLTQLYNRYQLDQELHIQYKNYQEYGKSFALLMIDLDNFKTINDRYGHPIGDEVLKHVSKVLKDSSRSTDTVGRWGGEEFMIIYPNSDLENGFHFAEKVRFLIESLDHTKAYGMTISVGVGVPHQTANLQQFLQIVDEALYKAKQTGRNKTVKAA from the coding sequence ATGAAACTAGAAACACTAAAAATGATAGCTGCTGTAGCTTTTACACTAAGCGTACTAGCTATATATTCTATTTGGAATTATTTTTATGAAAAAGATCGTCTTATTTCACAAATCGACAAACAACTTTTTGCAGCGGCAGTTGCTGTACCGTTTGTCCTTGCAGACGATTTTCATGACCGAGCCCTAAGTACTAGTGACATTAATAAAACTGAAGATAATCAAAATATAAAAAACCTTTCAAATCTCAATAATCGACTAGGAACTAAATTTCTCTATACTGTTATTCAAGACAACAAAGGAACCTATAGACTCACCAGTTCAAGTGCACTTCCAGAAGAGATCAAAGAAGGCACAGAGGTACACTACTTTACTGCTTACCCTGATGCAAGCGACGCACTTAAACAAAGTTTTCAACTCAAAACAAATCATTTTAATAAACGCAATGAAGTTTATGAACCAATATACGTACCTGTCTATAGCGATCGTTGGGGAACATATCGTTCTGTTTTTCTACCGATGAGCACAGTAAAAGGAGATCTCTATGTCGTAGGTGCAGATATAGATATTTCGTACGTCGATGCACTTTTAAACCAAAATATTTTAAAGACTCTTTTAGAATTTCTTTTATTTGCATTTGGCATTCTTTCTATCGTACTTACTTACATTAGTATACTCAAACATAAGCAAAAGGAGTATCAACGTGTGCACCAACTTTATATCGACTACTCAAAACGCTCTATTACCGATCCTCTTACACAACTTTACAACCGCTATCAACTGGATCAAGAACTTCATATCCAGTATAAGAACTATCAGGAATACGGAAAATCTTTTGCCTTGTTAATGATCGATCTAGACAATTTTAAAACCATCAATGACCGATATGGTCATCCTATAGGGGATGAAGTTTTGAAGCATGTCTCAAAGGTTTTAAAAGACTCTTCACGTTCAACAGATACGGTCGGTCGATGGGGCGGTGAAGAGTTTATGATCATATATCCAAACAGTGACTTAGAAAACGGTTTTCATTTTGCCGAAAAAGTGCGTTTTTTAATCGAAAGTCTAGACCATACAAAAGCATACGGAATGACTATCAGCGTCGGAGTTGGTGTGCCTCATCAAACAGCGAATTTACAGCAGTTTCTGCAGATTGTAGACGAAGCACTCTATAAAGCCAAACAAACAGGACGCAACAAGACTGTTAAAGCTGCTTGA
- a CDS encoding helix-turn-helix domain-containing protein, which translates to MIELNDKSYDSSEELFFEIFNDRLKLQIIWLLQKNTMRFKELSSALSPITNKTLSSKLKELEALHLVTRKSYGEVPPRVDYSLSVHGKYLRPVIEEILSWSNKYAKDFASVEQENKNKIPIKVTEKSYVPVRNHLEKSEKLDRPAKRWSIFGR; encoded by the coding sequence ATGATAGAACTTAATGACAAATCATATGACTCATCGGAAGAACTTTTCTTTGAGATATTTAATGACAGGTTGAAGCTTCAGATCATCTGGCTCCTTCAAAAAAATACGATGCGTTTTAAAGAGTTAAGCAGTGCACTAAGCCCCATCACAAACAAGACTCTTTCATCAAAACTAAAAGAGCTTGAAGCATTGCATCTTGTAACTCGTAAAAGTTACGGTGAAGTACCTCCGAGGGTAGACTATTCATTAAGCGTTCATGGTAAATATCTCAGACCTGTCATAGAAGAGATACTTTCATGGTCTAACAAATATGCTAAAGATTTTGCCTCTGTCGAGCAAGAAAACAAAAATAAGATTCCTATAAAAGTCACAGAGAAATCTTACGTACCTGTCAGAAACCATTTGGAAAAAAGTGAAAAACTTGACAGACCTGCTAAACGGTGGTCTATTTTTGGAAGATAA
- a CDS encoding SDR family oxidoreductase, with amino-acid sequence MKKTVLITGGNKGIGLETTKKFLQIGYEVIVVARDFTGFEFKEDKNVRCIEFDLSDVAKVPELVSMIDSIDVLINNAGVMYSLPYDDYPKEKVDFMIGLNIEVPVKLIELLSKKMPDGGRIVNDASIAGQIGHPDVWYGITKAGLINATKSFAKIFDGRIIINAVAPSPVETDMLNVIPEARREAFLKTVTAKRFAYAEEVAKTMVWLATEAPEYINGTCIDINSGSYLR; translated from the coding sequence ATGAAAAAAACAGTTTTAATTACAGGCGGAAATAAAGGCATAGGGCTTGAAACGACTAAAAAATTTTTACAAATAGGTTATGAAGTCATAGTCGTTGCACGTGACTTTACAGGTTTTGAGTTCAAAGAGGACAAAAACGTCCGTTGTATCGAGTTTGATCTGAGTGATGTAGCAAAGGTTCCTGAACTTGTTTCGATGATAGACAGCATCGATGTGCTCATAAATAATGCAGGTGTGATGTACTCATTACCGTATGATGATTATCCAAAAGAGAAAGTGGATTTTATGATAGGATTAAACATCGAAGTACCCGTTAAGCTCATTGAACTTCTTTCTAAAAAGATGCCTGATGGCGGTAGAATAGTCAATGATGCTTCCATAGCAGGGCAAATTGGTCATCCTGATGTTTGGTACGGCATAACAAAAGCAGGACTCATAAATGCGACAAAGAGCTTTGCAAAGATATTTGACGGTAGGATCATCATCAACGCCGTTGCACCGAGTCCAGTTGAGACAGATATGTTAAACGTGATCCCAGAGGCACGACGTGAAGCATTCTTAAAGACAGTAACGGCAAAACGTTTTGCTTATGCCGAAGAGGTGGCTAAAACAATGGTATGGCTTGCTACCGAAGCACCGGAGTACATCAACGGTACCTGCATAGACATCAACAGCGGGTCCTATCTGCGTTAG